One Sphingobacteruim zhuxiongii DNA window includes the following coding sequences:
- a CDS encoding N-acetylmuramoyl-L-alanine amidase family protein, whose translation MQIALCLIVLALASFKPADHQGANGGNGKIKVIVLDPGHGGNDSGAVGRQSKEKDIALQVALKLGKKIQKELPGVKVIYTRTTDVYPKLYERPALANKNHADLFISIHCNSGGSSSRRVKNSRGRYVTQRSLNTSAKGTETLVLGFSRTGDQDVAIRENASILMEDNYEQNYGGFDPKDPSSYIVFSLMKRKFREGSIKLAAYMQDQFAASSRVDRGVKEQSLAVLATAGMPAVLTEIGFISNPDEERFMMSADGQASIVDDLFNAINTYRKNVER comes from the coding sequence TCTTATTGTATTAGCATTAGCAAGTTTTAAACCTGCCGACCATCAAGGTGCCAACGGCGGTAATGGTAAAATTAAAGTAATCGTTCTTGATCCTGGACATGGAGGTAATGATTCAGGTGCAGTAGGACGACAATCAAAAGAGAAAGATATTGCCCTCCAAGTCGCTTTGAAATTGGGGAAGAAAATACAAAAAGAGTTACCTGGAGTAAAAGTCATTTATACCCGTACAACTGACGTTTATCCTAAATTATACGAACGCCCCGCCCTCGCTAATAAAAATCATGCAGATCTATTTATCTCTATTCACTGTAACTCTGGAGGCTCCAGCAGTAGACGTGTAAAAAATAGTAGAGGACGTTATGTGACGCAGCGATCGTTAAATACCTCGGCAAAAGGAACTGAGACCTTGGTGCTCGGATTTAGCCGTACAGGTGATCAAGACGTCGCGATTCGAGAAAATGCATCCATCCTAATGGAGGACAACTATGAGCAAAACTATGGTGGTTTTGACCCTAAGGATCCATCCTCTTATATCGTATTCTCCTTAATGAAACGTAAATTTCGAGAAGGAAGCATTAAACTTGCGGCCTATATGCAAGATCAATTTGCAGCCTCTAGTCGTGTAGATCGCGGAGTAAAGGAACAGTCTCTTGCTGTACTTGCGACTGCCGGTATGCCAGCTGTACTGACTGAGATTGGTTTCATTTCAAATCCTGATGAAGAACGCTTTATGATGTCTGCTGATGGTCAAGCATCTATAGTCGATGACTTGTTCAATGCTATAAATACCTACAGAAAAAACGTAGAAAGATAA